From Zea mays cultivar B73 chromosome 3, Zm-B73-REFERENCE-NAM-5.0, whole genome shotgun sequence:
tgcttttgtggagcgaggttagatgatgcctcattttatcactccacatacaataatcctcaccataaaaaaatggtggtttgtctaggggaacggaaagtaatggagtgcgtttggaaatgcgaggatagcggaggggcatcttactatacttcttgcgctcatggcgcttagaagtgacagacaccgattcagagccggaggtggagggtgacgaagagtcagtctcgtagtagaccactttcttcatcttcttgtcacctctccgttgtgacttgatggaggaagaggattcctccttgttctTGTGGCCGGACTCCTTCGAATgagttcttcccgagcttgcggacttgtcgccaccagtcacgatctccctcttagcgtgatctcccgacatcacttcgagttgttaaactctaatgaagcatcgggctctgataccaattgaaagtcgcctagagggggtggataggcggaaactgaaatttataaacttaagcacacaatacaagccagggttagcgttagaattaaatcggagtccgaaagagagggaaaacaaatcaaccaagagataaaacggatgaacacggtgatttgttttaccgaggttcagttccaaaggacctagtccccgttgaggtggtcacaaagaccgagtctctttcaaccctttccctctctcaaacggtctcttagactgagtgagctttctccttaataaaacgggtcacttagaccccacaagaaccaccacacacttggtgtctcttgctttgattacaagtcacttgagaataagaatgggaatagaagaaagcacgattgcaaaagccaagcgacaagagcgacaaataacacacagatcactctttctctcaagtcactaatcactaatgatcacttgtctcaattgtggaacttggagagattggaagctttgattgtgtcttggaatggattgctagctcttgtattgaatgtgagagATTGGAGTGCTTGGTTGAAgtaaatggaggtggttggggttgtatttatagcccccaaccacttcctagccgttgctccttttctgccgaccgcggatggtccgcccctgcacatcaacggctacaatcgcaacggtcagcagtaacggctactatgcattaaatgcgtcgtcagatgtcagataaaggcagtcgcggacggtccggtcgtgcaccccggacggtccgcgaggacgctataattcattttaccgaacccgtcacctttagGTTTTTCGGTTCTGCACcgactggacggtccgcgcttgaggccggacggtccgcacttggtctcggacggtgcttgcttttccatcggacggtccgtagtgtagacttgtgtgttttgcattggttctgtccgaggctcaccctagtgtcgcggacggtccgccgcaagggcctggacggtccgcgcttaggtgatttttccaaaaagcttctcctgtccggaataatctacggtattttgGACAGTTggctttagaatagttgtagatgaacttatgcacctgtgaaatgatcaactaggcaaactggttagtccacaaggtttgtgatggtcgtcaaacaccaaaatcgattataggaaatgttgagactatttcccttgcactattcaaccccctctaggctactttcaactaATCAATGATACATGTACGATTTTACATGAAATCTCAAGAATTCAAATTTCCTTGTCCGAATTTCATACAAACCAAAACCAACTCCTTATTTGGCACTACAAAGGTACAAAATTTCTTCATTGGAACTTTGTCCATGTTTGAAGATATGTATACCCTTAGATACTAATGAAATATTTTCTAGAACTCTATCAGAAAAAGATCCAAAGTGGACCCTGGCTGGTGCCACCCTAGGATCCCACAACTCGTGGGGCGAAGCCCCTTGTACTTAGACCTAGAGCCCTCTAGGTTGAGGGTCTCAACCAAGGGCCTCCCGACATTCTTCAAAGATGTCCTTGAGCCAGTATTGTCCCAAACGATATGGCCTCAAGGCAGGACAACACTACGTGTTACATCCCTACTGCCACATGTACCCGCAATACGGCAATCACATAACACTGGGTAGAAAAATAAGGCTCCCATCAATTGCATTAAATATGACGGGTGACATTGTGGTCAAGAGGTATGTTGTGCTACACATAATATCGCAGGCATACTTACGTGCACTATGTAGGATGTGTGGGTGCAACAGTCATTATAGATGATGAGGGCATCATTCCCACACAAACAATGCATGGACCGACAACACAAGCACGTGCATGAAAGCTGAATCTCTAGGTTCATTctaacctagtcaattgtgttttagagttTACGCTTGGTGCCATGGATGTTTTAATGATTAGGAACTTTGGAGAGGACCATCAAGGATTTAAGAAAGGCCAAGGTGTCGAGGAGGAGCAACAAGGGTGTCcacaataggaaggagatcatgtCCGGCTCGGCTGTGATTCCATCTCAGGttctaggaccagtctgcactaaaatgtacGCCTAGAACACATCTAGACTCCGATTGCGactgacttgatatggttggaaagataagaaaaatatataaccaacccaactggtcccaccttaaaattcatccggagtcaagagGAATCATAAACATAATTCAGCGCTCATATTCTGTTTTGGTGTTGCGACTTTGTCTGTTGGACCGTTGGGtcgtgtatcgtgttggagcccattagaGGTACATCTAGGGGTTGTGCATGCTCCTAACCTCTATTTtaacagcagccgccgccacattagggtttgggttttgcttagatcatatctgtcatcgaacaatatcgtcgttcatcggtttgtgagaccccacctcgtgatcaatgcagttttgattgcattcttcctgttcttgcttgcgtTATTGATTACGCTtatagggataagccttcgtggaccAGAAGGAGTATAAGAGCATGATTGGATCTCTCCTGTACTTGACTACGATGAGGCCAGATATACATTTTGCAGTGTGTCTGTGCGCTCGTTTATAGGCTTTCCCACACACTTTTCATAGATAGACTATGAAAAAGATTATGAGGTACTCGCGCTTTACTCCTGAGTTTGGTTTATGGTACTCTTCTTTTTTTAGTTCTATTTTTGTGCAATTATTCTGATGTTGATTTTGTGGGCTATCGCTTGGAGCACAAGTCTACTTCTAGGACTTATCAGTTTTTGTTGACTTCATTAGTTTTTTGGTCTTCTCGCAAATAGTTAGTGTTGTTCAGTAACAGTAGTAACagtagtaataataataataataataataataataataataataataataataataataataataataataataataataataataataataatataccaTTACTAATTACTAGAACATCTGCCTAGATGTTCTTAATCATGCAAGGTATGCTTTTAAAAGCTGTGCTCGCAAACAGGCAGGCTGATTGTGCATGAGGGGATGTAAAAGGCAGGCGCGGTAGCTTTTCTTTGGTTGGTGTAAGAACGAAGCTAGGTGTACGTAGATCTGCCTGGTGTTGGCGTCGCTGGAATAGCATGAGAAAGAGCAACCGTGGCCGTGCTCCTGCATGTCAAATGCCAATACTGGTTGATGTTACTGGAGTTGGTGGTGGGAGGGTACGGTGGTGGTAGTCATATTCATATGTAGCTTTGCCTTTACGAGTTGATGAATGTGGGCATGGAGATGCATGTGAAATGTGAATGGGCATCATAAAGCACAAAAGGAACCCGCGAATCCGCTAAAGAAAAGAAACATGCTATTGGTGGGCATGCATGATCCCGATCCCAGTCCCAATCCCAATCCCAATCCCAATCCAGCAGTACATTTGCCGGGCATGGTTGAGAGAGGAGCCTATGCACTGTTGGTTTCTGTTGTTGAGTTGCTTGGTCCCCTCCTTTAATTTGGTTTGGCCCCATACATTCATTCAATTGAaccaagcagcagcagcagcagcagctttaCTGTTGCTGTGGGCTTTTGCCGTGACCAAATAATATAATCAATCCATGTCCATGGTGATGCTCTGCTACCTTTTGATGCTTTGTTAGGACAGGAGTTAGTGCTGTCTGTGCTCCTCTCATCCCTTCCCCTTGCTTTGCATCGAGTTGAGTACGGTCTCTCACTCACTCACTTCGCCTGTAAGGAAGGAAGAAGGAAGGGATACGATTATTATTGCAATTGAAAGCGATGGCATCAAGCAGCAGCCTCAATCCCTCCTCCTATTCGTGCTTCCTCTTCGTCACCGCCGCCGCCGTCTTCTTCACCGCCTCCGATGCTCAGGTGCCTGGTGAGTTATTGCCTTCAGTGTGGATATCGATCAGTTAGCCCAACTGTGTAGCACAAAACAAAAACAAATACGTAACGTACTCCACAGGATTCGTCAGCATCGACTGCGGCGGCTCCACCAACTACACGGACGAGCTGGGCCTGCAGTGGACGGGCGACGCCGGCTGGTTCCCCTTCGGCCAGACGGCCACCATCTCCGTGCCCTCCGAGAAACGCGCGCAGTACTCCACGCTGCGCTACTTCCCATCACCGTccgccagcagcagcagcagcagcaagcactgcTACACGCTGCACGTCCGCACCCGCACACGCTACCTCGTCCGCGCCACCTTCCTGTACGGCAACTTCGACAGCAGCAACGTGTTCCCGGAGTTCGATCTTTACCTTGGCGCCTCCCACTGGTCCACCATCGTCATCTACGACGACTCCAAGGTGGTCACCAGGGAGGCCGTCGTCCTCGCCGCCGACCCCGCCCTCAGCGTCTGCCTGTCGTCCACGGGGACGGGGACGCCCTTCATCTCCACGCTGGAGCTCCGGCAGCTGAACGGCTCCCTCTACTACACCGACTACGAGGCGGACGCCTTCCTGGCCCTCTCCGCCAGGATCAACTTCGGCGCGCCCACCGCCGACCCCGTCAGGTACCCGGACGACCCCTACGACAGGATCTGGGAGTCGGACATGGTGAGGAGGGCCAACTACCTGGTGGACGTGGCCGCCGGCACCGTCAACGTCTCCACCGACAGGCCCGTCTTCGTGGCCGGCAGCGAGAGGCCCCCGCAGAAGGTGATGCAGACGGCGGTGGTCGGGTCGCTGGGCGAGCTCACCTATCGCCTCGACCTCCCAGGCTTCCCGGGCAACGGCTGGGCCTTCTCGTACCTGGCTGAGATCGAGGAGTTCTTGGTCCCGGAGACGCGCAAGTTCAAGCTCTACATCCCGGGGCTGGCGGACGTGAGCAAGCCCACGGTGGACATCGGCGAGAACGCGCCGGGCAAGTACCGGCTCTACGAGCCAGGCTTCCCCAACATCTCGCTGCCTTTCGTCCTGTCCTTGGCGCTGAGGAAGACCAACGATTCGTCCAAGGGGCCAATTCTCAACGCCTTGGAGATATACAAGTACATGCACATGGAACTCGGCTCACCGGATGGACCTGTGATGGCGACCCTGAGCCTGGCcctggcgtcgtcgtcgtcgtccttggcTGATGTTGCAATGGAAGGCGGTGATCCCTGCCTACCTTCACCCTGGTCCTGGGTCAAGTGCAATTCAGAAGCGCAACCAAGAGTAGTTTCCATGTACAGCTAATTCCTATTAATTCATCTCTGAGGAGCTAATAAGCCACGCACTGACCTAGCTTGGTGGTTGTTCGAATCTGCAGAAATCTTTCAGGAAAGAACTTGACAGGGAGCATACCACCCCAAGTAGCGGATTTGCCCTGCTTAGCAGAGATGTATGTATATAAGCTAGCCTAGCATTGATTGCCATTTGAACCTGTCTGTCAGCAGCATTTCAATTCTCTTTGCAGCGGATTTGCTAATAACATGTTGACGGGCCCAATTCCTGATCTCAGTGGCTCCTCCAACCTATCCATCATGTGAGCATTTCAATTCTTTTGCTGCTCATCATCGTCCTCTTCTCCTTTAATTTTCTCGTTAAAATGCATGCATGCAGTCATCTTGAGAACAACCAACTGACCGGAACTGTTCCTTCCTACTTTGGCAGCTTGCCAAAACTGAGCGAGCTGTAAG
This genomic window contains:
- the LOC103650680 gene encoding probable LRR receptor-like serine/threonine-protein kinase At1g67720 isoform X2; translated protein: MASSSSLNPSSYSCFLFVTAAAVFFTASDAQVPGFVSIDCGGSTNYTDELGLQWTGDAGWFPFGQTATISVPSEKRAQYSTLRYFPSPSASSSSSSKHCYTLHVRTRTRYLVRATFLYGNFDSSNVFPEFDLYLGASHWSTIVIYDDSKVVTREAVVLAADPALSVCLSSTGTGTPFISTLELRQLNGSLYYTDYEADAFLALSARINFGAPTADPVRYPDDPYDRIWESDMVRRANYLVDVAAGTVNVSTDRPVFVAGSERPPQKVMQTAVVGSLGELTYRLDLPGFPGNGWAFSYLAEIEEFLVPETRKFKLYIPGLADVSKPTVDIGENAPGKYRLYEPGFPNISLPFVLSLALRKTNDSSKGPILNALEIYKYMHMELGSPDGPVMATLSLALASSSSSLADVAMEGGDPCLPSPWSWVKCNSEAQPRVVSINLSGKNLTGSIPPQVADLPCLAEIGFANNMLTGPIPDLSGSSNLSIILPKLSELYLENNRLSGPIPKALLSRSIIFNYSGNVYLGTAGKQKKKHVIIIISALLGASLLLAAALCCYMLTRKAMNSSSSPQAQEKALPAEQNKLQKYPSTQQLQSIATETAHPYSLCELEEATNKFASRIGSGGFGIVYYGKLSDGKEIAVKVPSNDSYQGKKQFSNEVVLLSRIHHRNLVAFLGYCHEDGRNILVYEFMHNGTLKEQLHRRDKHISWIKRLEIAEDAAKGIEYLHTGCTPSIIHRDIKTSNILLDKHMRAKVSDFGLSKLLAAEGKDSHASTNVRGTMGYLDPQYYVSQQLTEKSDMYSFGIILLELISGCPPISTIAFGDNFRNIGPWAKFYYESGDIEAIIDPSISTAAEYQDVQSVWKIAEAAVRCIDAEPRKRPCMPEVVKEIQDALALERAAAETTTSDRALACPFSPAAASVRSGGTMRSHDMVMDNLLLLDDDDDSTFSGSTVTKLKYPELR
- the LOC103650680 gene encoding probable LRR receptor-like serine/threonine-protein kinase At1g67720 isoform X1, whose product is MASSSSLNPSSYSCFLFVTAAAVFFTASDAQVPGFVSIDCGGSTNYTDELGLQWTGDAGWFPFGQTATISVPSEKRAQYSTLRYFPSPSASSSSSSKHCYTLHVRTRTRYLVRATFLYGNFDSSNVFPEFDLYLGASHWSTIVIYDDSKVVTREAVVLAADPALSVCLSSTGTGTPFISTLELRQLNGSLYYTDYEADAFLALSARINFGAPTADPVRYPDDPYDRIWESDMVRRANYLVDVAAGTVNVSTDRPVFVAGSERPPQKVMQTAVVGSLGELTYRLDLPGFPGNGWAFSYLAEIEEFLVPETRKFKLYIPGLADVSKPTVDIGENAPGKYRLYEPGFPNISLPFVLSLALRKTNDSSKGPILNALEIYKYMHMELGSPDGPVMATLSLALASSSSSLADVAMEGGDPCLPSPWSWVKCNSEAQPRVVSINLSGKNLTGSIPPQVADLPCLAEIGFANNMLTGPIPDLSGSSNLSIIHLENNQLTGTVPSYFGSLPKLSELYLENNRLSGPIPKALLSRSIIFNYSGNVYLGTAGKQKKKHVIIIISALLGASLLLAAALCCYMLTRKAMNSSSSPQAQEKALPAEQNKLQKYPSTQQLQSIATETAHPYSLCELEEATNKFASRIGSGGFGIVYYGKLSDGKEIAVKVPSNDSYQGKKQFSNEVVLLSRIHHRNLVAFLGYCHEDGRNILVYEFMHNGTLKEQLHRRDKHISWIKRLEIAEDAAKGIEYLHTGCTPSIIHRDIKTSNILLDKHMRAKVSDFGLSKLLAAEGKDSHASTNVRGTMGYLDPQYYVSQQLTEKSDMYSFGIILLELISGCPPISTIAFGDNFRNIGPWAKFYYESGDIEAIIDPSISTAAEYQDVQSVWKIAEAAVRCIDAEPRKRPCMPEVVKEIQDALALERAAAETTTSDRALACPFSPAAASVRSGGTMRSHDMVMDNLLLLDDDDDSTFSGSTVTKLKYPELR